One genomic region from Spirulina subsalsa PCC 9445 encodes:
- a CDS encoding RNA-guided endonuclease InsQ/TnpB family protein has product MYKAYKYRIYPTDEQKVSLAKAFGCCRWYWNFALDLCQKTYIETGKGLSRGYIQSLLPKLKKEYPWLTDAYSQSLQVVALNLSTAYKNFFEKRALSPRFKSKHGRQSLSYPANVKLEGDYIKIPGKIGLVYCRRHRELEGTIKAVTLSKNPDGKYYASVLVDDGKDAISPSVEGKAIGIDVGLTHFAITSDGSKYDNPRHFAKHQNNLKRKQKKLSRKQKGSKNRAKAKQKVAKVHSKIARCREDFLHKISRKIVNENQVIAVENLNVKGMAKNPKLAKEISDVGWGIFTTMLKYKAEWEGKTYIEVDRYFASSKTCHVCLNRVDSLPLEVRQWECQNCGTHHDRDINAAQNIKNEALRILSLGTSDTAWGGNVRQPGKTSVLLDAFPVESGSPILANGRVG; this is encoded by the coding sequence ATGTATAAGGCTTACAAGTATCGTATCTATCCTACTGACGAGCAAAAAGTATCCCTGGCTAAGGCGTTCGGATGCTGTCGTTGGTATTGGAATTTTGCCTTAGACTTGTGCCAAAAAACCTATATCGAGACGGGGAAAGGATTGTCTCGTGGATACATTCAAAGCCTGTTACCTAAACTAAAAAAGGAATATCCTTGGCTAACAGATGCCTACTCCCAATCCTTACAGGTGGTTGCACTTAATCTTTCTACTGCCTACAAAAACTTTTTTGAGAAACGGGCGCTGTCACCCCGTTTCAAGTCAAAGCATGGTCGGCAGTCTTTAAGTTATCCTGCTAACGTTAAGTTGGAGGGGGATTACATCAAAATACCGGGAAAAATTGGGTTAGTGTATTGCCGTCGTCATCGGGAACTTGAAGGGACAATCAAAGCAGTTACTCTCTCCAAAAATCCTGACGGCAAATACTATGCTTCGGTGTTAGTGGATGACGGTAAAGATGCCATTAGCCCATCGGTTGAGGGTAAAGCTATTGGCATTGATGTTGGACTAACTCATTTTGCGATTACTAGCGATGGGTCTAAGTACGATAATCCCCGCCATTTTGCCAAACACCAAAATAACCTCAAGCGCAAACAAAAAAAGCTATCGCGTAAACAAAAAGGTAGTAAAAATCGAGCTAAGGCGAAACAAAAAGTCGCCAAAGTTCATAGTAAGATAGCCCGATGTCGTGAGGACTTTCTCCACAAAATATCCCGCAAGATAGTTAACGAAAACCAAGTGATTGCTGTAGAGAATCTGAACGTCAAAGGGATGGCAAAAAACCCTAAACTAGCCAAGGAAATTAGTGATGTGGGTTGGGGAATATTTACCACAATGCTGAAATACAAAGCCGAGTGGGAAGGCAAAACTTATATTGAAGTTGACCGCTATTTTGCGTCTTCAAAAACCTGTCACGTTTGCCTTAATCGAGTGGATAGCTTACCGTTAGAAGTGCGGCAATGGGAATGTCAAAATTGTGGCACTCACCACGACCGTGATATTAATGCAGCACAAAACATTAAAAATGAAGCCTTGCGGATATTGTCGTTGGGAACCAGCGATACGGCCTGGGGAGGGAACGTAAGACAACCTGGTAAAACTTCGGTTTTGCTAGATGCTTTTCCCGTTGAATCAGGAAGCCCCATCCTCGCCAACGGCAGGGTGGGGTAG
- a CDS encoding RNA-guided endonuclease InsQ/TnpB family protein: MIVLEMKAVLKPYQSLAIDEAIRTVQFIRNKALKLWMDAKREDKVDKYSLNKYCAVLAKQFKFVDTLNSTARQASAERAWSAIARFYDNCKKKVKGKKGYPKFQKNNRSVEYKHSGWKLSEDRKKITFTDKKNIGTVKLKGTRDLNFYPLDQIKRVRIIKRADGYYVQFCLNVDIREYAKPLEPTKRCVGLDVGLKVFYGNSDGETVEIPQYYRQAEKRLNRLNRQKSKKFKKGQPQSNNYQKARKRYARKHLRISRQRRGFAEKEALRVIKSNDFIAYENLNVEGMVKNSRLAKSIHDAAWSTFRQWLEYFGFKYGKATVAVPPHNTSQNCSNCGQKVPKSLSTRTHVCPHCGYTEDRDVNAAINILKRGLSTVGHTETNTLGERFPLAWLDTSCQVKETR, from the coding sequence ATGATTGTCTTAGAGATGAAAGCTGTGCTTAAGCCTTATCAGTCATTGGCTATAGACGAAGCTATTCGTACAGTCCAATTCATCAGAAACAAAGCGTTAAAGCTTTGGATGGATGCCAAGAGAGAAGACAAAGTAGACAAATATTCTCTCAATAAATACTGTGCAGTTCTCGCCAAACAGTTCAAGTTTGTTGATACTCTAAATTCTACGGCCAGACAAGCATCTGCTGAACGAGCATGGTCTGCTATTGCTCGTTTCTATGACAATTGTAAGAAAAAGGTTAAAGGGAAAAAAGGTTATCCTAAATTCCAAAAGAATAACCGTTCTGTAGAATATAAACACTCTGGTTGGAAACTATCGGAAGACCGGAAAAAAATCACTTTCACAGATAAGAAAAACATCGGTACGGTTAAACTGAAAGGAACTAGGGACCTAAACTTTTATCCTTTAGACCAAATTAAACGAGTTAGGATTATTAAACGAGCGGATGGTTACTATGTCCAATTCTGTCTAAACGTTGATATTCGGGAATACGCTAAACCGCTAGAACCGACTAAAAGATGTGTAGGATTGGATGTAGGCTTAAAAGTGTTCTATGGGAACAGTGATGGTGAAACAGTAGAGATACCACAATACTATCGCCAGGCCGAAAAAAGATTAAACCGTCTGAATCGGCAGAAATCCAAAAAGTTTAAGAAGGGTCAACCCCAATCAAACAACTATCAAAAAGCTAGAAAGAGATATGCGAGAAAACATTTAAGAATAAGTAGGCAACGTAGAGGCTTTGCCGAAAAAGAGGCATTGCGCGTCATTAAATCTAACGATTTCATCGCCTACGAAAACTTAAATGTCGAAGGCATGGTAAAAAACTCTAGACTAGCTAAATCTATTCATGATGCGGCTTGGTCAACGTTTCGTCAATGGCTAGAGTATTTTGGCTTTAAATATGGTAAGGCTACGGTAGCAGTGCCGCCCCATAACACGAGTCAAAATTGTTCTAACTGTGGTCAAAAAGTGCCTAAATCCCTATCTACAAGAACCCATGTTTGTCCCCATTGTGGTTATACCGAAGATAGAGATGTTAATGCTGCTATCAACATTTTGAAAAGAGGACTAAGTACCGTGGGACACACGGAAACTAATACGCTTGGGGAGAGATTCCCTCTGGCTTGGTTGGATACGTCCTGTCAAGTTAAGGAAACTCGGTGA
- a CDS encoding MBL fold metallo-hydrolase gives MGSPRLISSSHQPDLVCLPYGVGHDREGVCLLVKMGEYRILLDCGLPDISPLLEEKDAPADLVFCSHAHGDHARGLLDLHDCFPDLPIYGSEATAELLHLNWLEQEQINPIPRFCQTLPWRSPVHFFENLQGQLFPAGHLPGAAALLLTYTTPQRAYTLLYTGDFFLSNSRLVEGLSLETLRGSSPDVLIVEGSYGTARHPRRRQLEKQLMSQIDRAIAENYSVLLPVPPLGLGQEILMLLRSHHQFTGRNLDIWVTDPVATVCDDYLNLLPHLPTSVQNFARHQPLFWDEQVLPRVRRLDPDHWPELGETPAIVLVDQGAPWPDYVKELSGAWVILVPEKLRPHATWYQSLPPDLSLETYLLAEHSDGRNTTQLIHNIRPQHVLFIHGTPTDLADLTSLEELQNRYHLHCPNPGTLVELPVGDRFIQPAAPTDTHYEGEINEIGATININLPGSITQTPRWNSFADTGLVEARWQGEELVLRGISQRELLSQSNNAKLQASLDCCRNCLHQRGQRCYNPASPLYGFKVTPEGYCPVFETKPESEDLSTE, from the coding sequence ATGGGTTCCCCTCGTCTGATCTCCTCTAGCCACCAACCGGATTTAGTTTGTCTGCCCTATGGTGTTGGTCATGATAGGGAGGGAGTCTGTTTGCTGGTCAAAATGGGAGAATATCGGATTCTGCTCGATTGTGGACTGCCCGATATTTCTCCTTTACTGGAAGAGAAAGACGCTCCCGCCGATTTGGTCTTTTGCAGTCATGCCCACGGAGATCATGCCCGGGGCTTATTAGACTTACATGATTGTTTCCCCGATTTACCGATTTATGGCAGTGAAGCCACGGCGGAATTATTACACCTAAACTGGTTAGAGCAAGAACAGATTAACCCGATTCCGCGCTTTTGCCAAACCTTGCCTTGGCGATCGCCTGTTCATTTTTTCGAGAACCTGCAGGGCCAACTCTTCCCGGCCGGACACCTCCCGGGGGCAGCCGCTTTATTATTAACCTACACCACCCCCCAACGGGCTTATACCCTACTTTATACAGGGGATTTTTTCCTCTCCAACTCCCGCTTAGTGGAAGGATTATCCTTAGAAACCCTGCGGGGATCCTCCCCCGATGTTTTGATTGTGGAGGGGAGTTATGGCACCGCCCGCCATCCTCGTCGCCGCCAACTGGAAAAACAGTTAATGAGCCAAATTGATCGGGCGATCGCGGAGAATTATTCCGTCCTCCTCCCCGTGCCACCCTTGGGACTGGGACAGGAAATCTTAATGTTATTGCGATCGCACCATCAATTCACCGGACGAAACCTCGATATCTGGGTGACAGATCCCGTCGCCACCGTCTGCGATGATTACCTGAACCTCCTCCCCCATCTCCCCACCTCTGTTCAGAACTTCGCCCGTCATCAACCCCTATTTTGGGATGAGCAAGTCCTCCCCCGCGTCCGCCGTTTAGACCCAGATCACTGGCCCGAATTAGGCGAAACCCCCGCCATTGTCTTAGTGGATCAAGGGGCTCCCTGGCCAGACTATGTGAAGGAACTATCTGGCGCTTGGGTGATCTTAGTTCCCGAAAAACTGCGCCCCCATGCGACTTGGTATCAAAGCCTTCCCCCGGATCTAAGCCTTGAAACCTACCTGCTCGCCGAACACAGCGACGGACGCAACACCACCCAACTGATTCACAACATCCGCCCCCAGCACGTTCTTTTCATTCATGGCACTCCTACGGATCTCGCCGACCTCACCAGTTTAGAGGAACTGCAAAACCGTTATCACCTCCACTGTCCCAACCCCGGAACCTTAGTCGAGTTACCTGTAGGCGATCGCTTCATCCAACCTGCCGCCCCCACAGACACCCACTATGAAGGAGAAATCAACGAAATTGGGGCCACCATTAACATTAACCTCCCCGGTTCCATCACCCAAACCCCACGTTGGAACAGCTTCGCCGACACCGGATTAGTCGAGGCACGCTGGCAGGGGGAGGAATTAGTCCTGCGGGGCATTTCTCAACGGGAACTCCTCAGCCAAAGTAATAATGCCAAACTACAAGCCAGTTTAGATTGTTGTCGCAACTGCTTACACCAACGGGGACAACGCTGTTATAACCCCGCCTCCCCCCTCTACGGCTTTAAGGTGACACCGGAGGGCTATTGTCCGGTCTTTGAGACCAAACCGGAGAGCGAGGATCTCAGCACTGAATAA
- the ispG gene encoding (E)-4-hydroxy-3-methylbut-2-enyl-diphosphate synthase, translating into MQTLESPQSSTSAAPLDTVIHRRKTRPVPVGDITIGGGYPVVVQSMINEDTLDISGSVAGIRRLHEIGCEIVRVTVPSMAHAKALAEIKTQLARTYRPVPLVADVHHNGMKIALEVAKHVDKVRINPGLYVFEKPKTNRTEYSESEFQEIGDKIRETLEPLVISLREQGKAMRIGVNHGSLAERMLFTYGDTPEGMVESALEFLRICESLDFRNLVISLKASRVPVMLAAYRLMVKRMDELGMDYPLHLGVTEAGDGEYGRIKSTAGIGTLLAEGIGDTIRVSLTEAPEKEIPVCYSILQALGLRKTMVEYVACPSCGRTLFNLEEVLHKVREATKHLTGLDIAVMGCIVNGPGEMADADYGYVGKQPGYISLYRGREEIKRVPEDQGVAELINLIKADGRWVEP; encoded by the coding sequence ATGCAAACGTTAGAAAGCCCTCAATCTTCTACCTCAGCGGCTCCCTTGGATACCGTCATCCACCGTCGGAAAACCCGTCCTGTTCCCGTGGGTGACATTACCATTGGGGGAGGGTATCCCGTGGTCGTGCAATCCATGATTAATGAAGATACCTTAGATATTAGTGGGTCAGTTGCAGGGATTCGTCGCCTCCATGAAATTGGCTGTGAAATTGTCCGCGTCACCGTCCCCAGTATGGCCCACGCCAAAGCCTTAGCCGAGATTAAAACCCAACTAGCGCGCACCTATCGCCCCGTGCCTTTAGTGGCTGATGTTCACCACAACGGGATGAAAATTGCCCTAGAAGTCGCCAAGCACGTGGATAAAGTGCGGATTAACCCCGGTTTATATGTATTTGAAAAACCCAAAACCAACCGCACGGAATACAGCGAGAGCGAATTCCAAGAAATTGGCGACAAAATCCGGGAAACCTTGGAACCCTTAGTCATTTCCCTACGAGAACAGGGGAAAGCCATGCGGATTGGGGTAAATCATGGCTCTCTGGCGGAACGGATGTTATTTACCTATGGTGACACGCCCGAAGGGATGGTGGAGTCAGCCTTAGAATTTCTGCGCATTTGCGAGTCTTTGGACTTTAGAAACTTGGTGATTTCTCTCAAAGCGTCCCGGGTGCCTGTGATGTTGGCCGCTTACCGTTTGATGGTCAAGCGGATGGATGAATTAGGCATGGACTATCCTCTGCATTTGGGAGTAACGGAAGCGGGAGACGGAGAATATGGGCGAATTAAGTCTACGGCTGGGATTGGGACACTATTAGCGGAGGGCATTGGGGACACAATTCGCGTTTCCTTAACCGAGGCACCAGAGAAGGAAATTCCCGTCTGTTATAGCATTTTGCAGGCGTTGGGACTACGGAAGACGATGGTGGAATATGTGGCCTGTCCTTCCTGTGGTCGGACGCTGTTTAATTTGGAGGAGGTACTGCATAAGGTGCGTGAGGCGACGAAACACCTAACGGGGTTAGATATTGCGGTGATGGGTTGTATTGTCAATGGCCCGGGAGAAATGGCCGACGCGGATTATGGTTATGTGGGCAAACAACCGGGCTATATTTCCCTATATCGTGGCCGGGAGGAAATTAAACGGGTGCCCGAAGATCAGGGGGTGGCGGAGTTGATTAATTTAATTAAGGCGGATGGTCGTTGGGTAGAACCTTGA
- a CDS encoding adenylate/guanylate cyclase domain-containing protein, producing the protein MKFWSKSLRTRLVAYFLLLSLPTVTGIGALTFWGARVVITRLVFDRLRVTAFLKADALALWLGNQQEATFSIAQLPEIRESLEGLLTQPEDSGEFQEAYRVTQRALRSAVASRPELAEVFILSRTGGKVMVSTQTLHEGQYRVKDTYFIEGLNGAYVQDVYPSPMTGRPTITIATPLRNGTQEVLGVLAVHLDLKQMDRIVSDRVGLGESGKTYLVDQYNSFVSGNRFGMDDFPRGIHSQGINRAIEGDLGGELYLDYRGIPVIGYYMWLENLNLALLVEIDQVEAFTPARNLAWGIVALGLISMGLLTGGVYWLAQKITRPILAIKEAAIQVAEGDFNQLAPVMTEDEVGVLARSFNRMTEELRELYAGLQEKVRQLETAELSVRKSLKELEIEQAKSERLLLNTLPQAIARRLKIGESVIAEHYDQVTVLFADLVSFTRLSEEVAPKELVERLNMIFSAFDQLSEKHGLEKIKTIGDAYMVVGGLPKPKSDHAEAIARMALDMQASITEYNRRTGESLSLRIGIHSGSVVAGVIGIRKFSYDLWGDTVNVASRMESQGLPGAIQVTALTYELLKEDFHLEKRGIVDVKGKGEMMTYLLIAPICTVEQCQVQAMNGSHQELSPLWSEFTSSD; encoded by the coding sequence ATGAAATTTTGGTCAAAAAGCCTGCGAACTCGACTGGTTGCCTATTTTCTGTTGCTGTCACTGCCTACGGTGACAGGGATTGGGGCGTTGACCTTTTGGGGGGCGCGGGTGGTGATTACGCGCTTGGTGTTTGACCGTTTGCGAGTGACGGCGTTTCTCAAGGCGGATGCGTTGGCTTTGTGGTTAGGGAATCAACAGGAGGCGACGTTTTCCATTGCCCAGTTGCCGGAAATTCGGGAGTCTTTGGAAGGGTTATTAACGCAACCGGAGGATTCGGGGGAGTTTCAAGAGGCCTATCGGGTGACACAACGGGCTTTACGGTCGGCGGTGGCGAGTCGGCCGGAGTTGGCGGAGGTGTTTATTTTAAGTCGGACGGGGGGAAAGGTGATGGTTTCCACCCAGACGCTCCATGAGGGACAATATCGGGTGAAGGATACTTATTTTATTGAAGGGTTGAATGGTGCGTATGTGCAGGATGTGTATCCTTCTCCAATGACGGGACGACCGACGATTACGATTGCTACACCGTTGCGGAATGGGACTCAGGAGGTTTTGGGAGTGTTGGCGGTGCATCTGGATTTAAAACAGATGGATCGCATTGTGTCGGATAGGGTGGGATTGGGGGAAAGCGGTAAGACCTATTTGGTGGATCAGTATAATTCTTTTGTTTCGGGGAATCGGTTTGGTATGGATGATTTTCCTCGGGGAATTCATTCTCAGGGGATTAATCGGGCGATTGAAGGAGACTTAGGCGGGGAGTTATATCTGGATTATCGGGGGATTCCGGTGATTGGTTATTATATGTGGCTGGAGAATCTGAATCTGGCGCTGTTGGTGGAAATTGACCAGGTGGAGGCGTTTACTCCGGCGAGAAATTTGGCTTGGGGTATTGTGGCGTTAGGTTTGATCTCAATGGGTTTGTTAACGGGGGGAGTGTATTGGTTGGCGCAGAAAATCACTCGGCCGATTTTGGCGATTAAGGAGGCGGCCATTCAGGTGGCGGAGGGGGATTTTAATCAATTGGCTCCGGTGATGACGGAGGATGAGGTGGGGGTTTTGGCGCGCTCGTTTAACCGCATGACGGAGGAGTTACGGGAGTTATATGCGGGTTTACAGGAGAAGGTGCGACAGTTGGAGACGGCGGAGTTGTCGGTGCGTAAGAGTTTGAAGGAGTTGGAGATTGAACAGGCGAAGTCGGAACGGTTATTGTTGAATACGTTGCCCCAGGCGATCGCACGTCGTTTGAAAATTGGGGAAAGTGTCATTGCGGAGCATTATGATCAGGTGACGGTGTTGTTTGCGGATTTGGTGTCGTTTACTCGTCTCTCGGAAGAGGTTGCCCCCAAGGAGTTGGTGGAACGGTTGAATATGATTTTTTCGGCGTTTGACCAGTTGAGTGAAAAGCATGGTTTGGAGAAAATTAAGACCATTGGGGATGCTTATATGGTGGTGGGGGGACTGCCAAAACCCAAGTCAGATCATGCTGAGGCGATCGCACGGATGGCCTTAGATATGCAGGCGAGTATTACAGAGTACAACCGACGAACGGGGGAATCCTTAAGTTTACGCATCGGAATTCATTCGGGGTCGGTGGTGGCCGGGGTGATCGGAATTCGCAAATTCTCCTATGATCTTTGGGGGGATACGGTTAATGTGGCCTCGCGGATGGAATCCCAAGGTCTACCGGGGGCTATTCAAGTCACGGCCTTGACCTATGAGTTGCTCAAGGAGGATTTCCATCTAGAAAAGCGCGGCATTGTAGATGTGAAGGGCAAAGGAGAAATGATGACTTATTTACTGATTGCACCAATTTGTACTGTAGAACAATGTCAAGTGCAAGCAATGAACGGGAGTCACCAAGAACTTAGCCCGCTTTGGTCAGAGTTCACTTCTTCTGATTGA
- a CDS encoding WD40 repeat domain-containing protein — protein sequence MSRRYWLETLEWISLTGSIVGACVAYLTQQVAFAVFPMIVTLGLNMDNRHRINRLRQQQQFTGLNHINQLVNPLESQVTELEDLTQALQQQVGEQQEEVKEALAQIHKTINPLKQQLEQIKSQTEEIHTRSQQQLRELKENQQQMTEVSLSHIDQYLERIKDHLRRLEQVSSEGTPQWVEQLQSTGEAIAQVQATLTTVQDRLTTLEASGSPQDAAQVQNALDALQVRLGALEGQGSPSLDTLQDRLAALEGQDDVQEAIAQLQTALATLQDRFNSLSFPPSPEQGETLSQLQQQLEDYRRQTREELEQMLTSLQQTIPTPALPPELANSLEELETLASEIKGVRGEVEQLKTLIRTPEQPIPEKREEIAPVRGGTTPTGATVEVPAPVLKAVPVSAVIPETPAQNWRCLHHLSGHKGGVNAIAINPHGKTFASGSDDSTIKIWQLGTGQEVRTLGNPDSSWLSRVKSLAISPDGQILASGSDDKVIQLWQLTTGNKFQPLTGHSGAIKSLLFSPDGQLLISGSDDKTIKVWQLRSGTVVQTLRGHSPWFTGVKSLAISPNGQLLASGSDDKTIKLWQLSTGQSLRTFNGHLGTVNALCFTSDGQTLISASEDNTIKLWRVDTGSLIATFSGHQGSVDDIALSPNGKILASGSWDSTIKLWNLATGQEVSTLRGHSAAVVSLAFSQERYGNGADHVLLVSGGSDNTIGIWQCG from the coding sequence ATGTCCCGACGTTACTGGCTAGAAACCCTGGAATGGATTTCCCTCACTGGTTCAATTGTGGGGGCTTGTGTGGCTTATTTAACCCAACAAGTCGCTTTTGCTGTGTTCCCGATGATTGTTACATTGGGGTTAAATATGGACAACCGCCATCGGATTAATCGTCTGCGACAACAGCAACAGTTCACGGGGTTAAATCATATTAACCAGTTGGTGAATCCTTTAGAATCTCAAGTGACGGAGTTGGAGGATCTCACCCAGGCACTACAACAACAGGTGGGAGAACAACAGGAAGAGGTTAAGGAGGCTTTAGCCCAAATCCACAAGACGATTAATCCCCTTAAGCAACAGTTGGAACAAATTAAGAGTCAAACGGAAGAAATTCACACTCGTTCCCAACAACAGTTACGGGAGTTAAAGGAAAATCAGCAACAAATGACGGAGGTTTCCCTCTCTCATATTGACCAGTATCTGGAGCGAATTAAAGACCATTTGCGCCGTTTGGAACAGGTTTCCTCGGAAGGGACTCCCCAATGGGTGGAACAACTCCAAAGTACTGGGGAGGCGATCGCACAGGTTCAAGCAACCCTCACCACGGTACAAGACCGTTTAACCACCCTAGAAGCCTCGGGTAGCCCCCAAGATGCCGCCCAAGTTCAAAACGCCCTCGATGCCCTCCAAGTCCGTCTAGGGGCTTTAGAAGGTCAAGGCAGCCCCTCTCTTGATACCCTACAAGACCGTCTCGCGGCTTTAGAGGGGCAAGATGATGTTCAAGAGGCGATCGCACAATTACAAACCGCCCTCGCCACCCTCCAAGACCGTTTTAATAGCTTGTCTTTCCCCCCCTCCCCCGAACAAGGCGAAACTCTCAGCCAACTGCAACAACAACTCGAAGACTATCGCCGCCAAACCCGTGAGGAATTAGAACAGATGCTCACTTCCTTACAACAAACGATTCCCACCCCAGCCCTCCCCCCAGAACTGGCAAATTCTTTAGAAGAATTGGAAACCCTAGCCAGCGAAATCAAAGGGGTGCGAGGGGAAGTAGAACAGCTAAAAACCCTAATCCGTACCCCAGAACAACCCATCCCGGAAAAACGGGAGGAAATCGCCCCGGTGCGTGGGGGGACAACTCCCACCGGGGCAACGGTGGAAGTACCCGCCCCAGTTCTAAAAGCCGTCCCTGTGAGCGCAGTTATTCCCGAAACTCCCGCCCAGAATTGGCGGTGTTTGCACCATCTGAGCGGCCATAAAGGGGGAGTGAATGCGATCGCCATTAATCCCCACGGCAAGACCTTCGCCAGTGGCAGCGACGACAGCACCATTAAAATCTGGCAACTCGGCACCGGGCAGGAAGTCCGCACCTTGGGCAATCCAGACTCTAGCTGGTTGTCCAGGGTCAAATCCTTAGCCATTAGTCCCGACGGGCAAATCCTAGCCAGTGGCAGCGACGACAAGGTAATTCAACTCTGGCAACTCACCACCGGGAACAAATTCCAGCCCCTCACCGGACATTCTGGGGCAATTAAGTCCCTCCTTTTTAGTCCAGATGGGCAACTGTTAATCAGTGGCAGTGACGACAAGACGATTAAAGTCTGGCAATTGCGCTCGGGGACTGTTGTACAAACCTTAAGGGGTCATTCTCCTTGGTTTACCGGGGTAAAATCCCTTGCTATTAGTCCCAATGGTCAACTCCTCGCGAGTGGGAGTGATGATAAAACCATTAAACTCTGGCAACTAAGTACCGGGCAGAGTCTGAGGACGTTTAATGGTCATTTAGGCACCGTGAACGCTTTGTGTTTTACCTCTGATGGACAAACGTTAATTAGTGCCAGTGAAGACAACACCATTAAATTATGGCGGGTGGATACCGGGAGTTTAATCGCCACCTTCTCCGGTCATCAAGGGTCTGTAGATGACATTGCCCTAAGTCCCAACGGGAAAATCTTGGCTAGTGGCAGTTGGGACAGCACCATTAAACTCTGGAATCTCGCCACAGGTCAAGAAGTTAGCACCCTCCGAGGTCATTCGGCGGCGGTTGTTTCTTTAGCGTTTAGTCAAGAACGTTACGGCAACGGTGCCGATCATGTCCTGTTAGTCAGTGGGGGGAGTGATAACACGATTGGGATTTGGCAATGCGGATGA
- a CDS encoding DEAD/DEAH box helicase, which produces MPRLPKLTYHRGTLVLHPPPQGRVWIDYATWDDRVEKFRVPAIHYRALVEAMQGEEIEFIDEARDFSPLELSPSMEMKPYPHQEEALQAWKLANRRGVVVLPTAAGKTYLAQLAMQSTPRSTLIVVPTLDLMHQWYAQLEAAFPDVELGLLGGGSRDRTPILIATYNSAAIQAESLGNRYALLVFDECHHLPTDFFRVIAEYAIAPYRLGLTATPERSDGTHRELDSLIGGVVYRKTPEELSGQALAEHRVVQIKVKLSPKERQTYDQSIQTRNQFLRESKIALSSLQGWQLFVQASARSPEGRRAMLAHRQAKEIALCTEGKLRVLAELIAQHYPESLLIFTNDNATVYRISQEFLIPALTHQTPVKERHAILSAFREGRYKALVASHVLNEGVDVPDARIAVILSGTGSMREYIQRLGRVLRKGSGANKLAILYEVVTEDTAEERTSERRKGQSLPKPKTRKSRPTPKHQQLEIVPSSPPVWKVAESSQRWGEEE; this is translated from the coding sequence ATGCCCCGTTTGCCTAAGCTGACGTACCATAGAGGGACTTTGGTGTTACATCCTCCTCCCCAAGGGCGGGTGTGGATTGATTATGCGACTTGGGATGATCGGGTAGAAAAGTTTCGAGTTCCGGCGATTCATTATCGGGCTTTGGTGGAAGCGATGCAGGGGGAGGAGATTGAGTTCATTGATGAGGCACGGGATTTTAGCCCGTTGGAATTGTCGCCGAGTATGGAGATGAAACCTTATCCTCATCAGGAGGAGGCGTTGCAGGCGTGGAAGTTGGCGAATCGTCGGGGGGTGGTGGTGTTGCCGACGGCGGCGGGTAAGACCTATTTGGCTCAGTTGGCGATGCAGTCTACACCGCGCAGCACGTTGATTGTGGTGCCGACGTTGGATTTGATGCACCAGTGGTATGCTCAACTAGAGGCGGCGTTCCCGGATGTGGAGTTGGGGTTATTGGGGGGAGGTTCTCGCGATCGCACGCCGATTTTAATTGCAACGTATAATAGCGCGGCGATTCAGGCGGAGAGTTTGGGAAATCGTTATGCGTTGTTGGTTTTTGATGAGTGTCATCACTTGCCGACGGATTTTTTTCGGGTGATTGCGGAATATGCGATCGCCCCCTATCGTTTAGGATTAACCGCGACTCCGGAGCGCTCTGATGGCACCCACCGAGAGTTAGATAGTCTCATTGGTGGGGTAGTTTATCGCAAAACCCCCGAAGAACTTTCTGGCCAAGCACTGGCGGAGCATCGGGTGGTACAAATTAAGGTGAAATTATCCCCCAAAGAGCGACAAACCTATGATCAATCTATCCAAACTCGCAACCAATTTTTACGAGAATCGAAGATTGCCCTAAGCAGTTTACAAGGTTGGCAGTTGTTTGTTCAAGCTTCGGCGCGATCGCCTGAAGGAAGACGCGCCATGTTAGCCCACCGTCAAGCCAAGGAAATCGCCCTCTGTACTGAGGGAAAATTGCGCGTTTTAGCCGAACTTATCGCCCAACATTACCCAGAATCTCTCCTCATCTTCACCAACGACAACGCCACCGTTTACCGTATCTCTCAAGAGTTTCTCATCCCCGCCCTCACCCATCAAACCCCCGTTAAGGAACGCCATGCCATCCTAAGCGCTTTCCGAGAGGGGCGTTATAAGGCGCTAGTCGCCTCCCACGTCCTTAATGAGGGGGTAGATGTTCCCGATGCCCGGATTGCTGTTATTCTCTCAGGAACTGGCTCTATGCGAGAATATATCCAACGTTTAGGCCGAGTGTTACGCAAAGGCAGCGGAGCCAACAAACTGGCTATTTTGTATGAAGTTGTGACAGAAGACACTGCCGAGGAACGCACCTCAGAACGACGGAAAGGGCAAAGTCTCCCCAAACCGAAAACCCGTAAATCTCGCCCCACCCCGAAACACCAACAACTGGAAATTGTTCCCTCTTCGCCTCCCGTTTGGAAAGTGGCGGAATCTTCTCAGAGATGGGGAGAGGAGGAATAG